In Streptomyces sp. P3, one DNA window encodes the following:
- a CDS encoding NHLP family bacteriocin export ABC transporter peptidase/permease/ATPase subunit — protein MTAAGQTRGRRRAAPPRRPVPKSRVKTVRTPTVLQMEAVECGAASLAMVLAHYGRHVPLEELRIACGVSRDGSRASNLLKAARSYGLTAKGMQMDLAALAGVGTPAILFWEFNHYVVYEGLGRRFGRRGVFVNDPGKGRRFVPMEDFDGSFTGVVLVLEPGEDFERGGRRPGVLGAMPARLRGTAGTLPAAVLASLLLVLVGAAVPALSRTWIDTFLIEGQTSLLGVLFASMGTCVALTVALTWLQQANLHHGRIISSTLSSARFLRHLLRLPVTFFSQRSPADLVQRLQSNDAVAETLARDLASAGVDAVVVVLYAFLLYTYDPQLTYVGVGVALLNIVAMRIVVRMRATRTAKLRADTARLTNTAYTGLQLIETMKATGGEDGYFRKWAGQHATTLEEQQRLGVPSAWLGVVAPTLATLNSALILWIGGTRAIEGHVSVGLLVAFQALVARFTAPLTRLNGVAGRIQDFAADVARLKDVENFRADPLYDRRDGADSTRRLRGHVELENVSFGYSPLDKPLLTGFDLTVGPGQQVALVGGSGSGKSTVSRLISGLYAPWEGVIRIDGQRLEDIPRGALASSVSFVDQEVFLFEGSVRDNVALWDPSIPDDAVEDALRDAALLDVVLRRPGGIRSGVEQDGRNFSGGQRQRLEIARALVRRPSVLVLDEVTSALDAETEQTVMDNLRRRGCACVVIAHRLSTVRDSDEIVVLRHGTVVERGRHEELVARGGSYAALVRER, from the coding sequence GTGACCGCCGCCGGGCAGACCCGCGGCCGACGGCGGGCCGCACCGCCCCGGCGCCCGGTCCCCAAGAGCCGGGTGAAGACCGTCCGCACGCCCACGGTGCTGCAGATGGAGGCCGTGGAGTGCGGGGCCGCCTCCCTCGCCATGGTCCTCGCCCACTACGGCCGGCACGTCCCGCTGGAGGAGCTGCGCATCGCGTGCGGCGTCTCCCGCGACGGTTCGCGCGCGAGCAACCTGTTGAAGGCGGCCCGCAGTTACGGACTGACGGCCAAGGGCATGCAGATGGACCTGGCCGCGCTCGCCGGGGTCGGTACGCCGGCGATCCTCTTCTGGGAGTTCAACCACTACGTCGTCTACGAGGGCCTGGGCCGGCGCTTCGGCCGGCGCGGCGTGTTCGTCAACGACCCGGGCAAGGGCCGGCGGTTCGTGCCCATGGAGGACTTCGACGGCAGCTTCACGGGTGTCGTGCTGGTGCTGGAGCCGGGTGAGGACTTCGAGCGGGGCGGACGCAGACCCGGTGTGCTGGGCGCCATGCCGGCCCGGCTGCGCGGTACCGCGGGCACCCTGCCGGCCGCCGTGCTGGCGAGCCTGCTGCTGGTTCTGGTGGGCGCGGCGGTACCGGCGCTGAGCCGGACCTGGATCGACACGTTCCTGATCGAGGGTCAGACCTCTTTGCTGGGCGTGCTGTTCGCGTCGATGGGGACCTGCGTGGCGCTCACGGTCGCGCTGACCTGGCTGCAGCAGGCCAACCTCCATCACGGCCGGATCATCTCCTCGACGCTGTCCAGCGCCCGCTTCCTTCGGCATCTGCTGCGGCTGCCGGTGACCTTCTTCTCCCAGCGCAGTCCGGCCGACCTGGTCCAGCGTCTGCAGTCGAACGACGCCGTCGCCGAGACCCTGGCCCGCGACCTGGCGTCGGCGGGCGTGGACGCGGTGGTGGTCGTCCTGTACGCCTTCCTCCTCTACACCTACGACCCGCAGTTGACGTACGTCGGCGTCGGAGTGGCGCTGCTGAACATCGTCGCCATGCGGATCGTCGTGCGGATGCGGGCGACCCGGACGGCGAAGCTGCGCGCGGACACCGCGCGGCTCACCAACACGGCCTACACCGGGCTGCAGTTGATCGAGACGATGAAGGCCACCGGCGGCGAGGACGGCTACTTCCGCAAGTGGGCCGGGCAGCACGCGACCACCCTGGAGGAGCAGCAGCGGCTCGGGGTGCCGAGCGCCTGGCTGGGCGTGGTGGCGCCGACGCTCGCGACGCTCAACAGCGCGCTGATCCTGTGGATCGGCGGGACGCGCGCGATCGAGGGCCATGTCTCGGTGGGTCTGCTGGTCGCCTTCCAGGCTCTGGTCGCCCGCTTCACCGCGCCGCTGACCCGGCTCAACGGCGTGGCCGGCCGTATCCAGGACTTCGCCGCCGACGTGGCCCGGCTGAAGGACGTGGAGAACTTCCGCGCCGACCCGCTCTACGACCGTCGCGATGGCGCCGACTCCACACGCCGGCTGCGCGGCCACGTCGAGCTGGAGAACGTCTCGTTCGGCTACAGCCCGCTGGACAAGCCGCTGCTGACCGGCTTCGACCTGACCGTCGGGCCCGGGCAGCAGGTCGCGCTGGTGGGCGGCTCCGGCAGCGGCAAGTCGACGGTGTCGCGGCTGATCTCGGGCCTGTACGCGCCCTGGGAGGGCGTCATCCGGATCGACGGGCAGCGGCTGGAGGACATTCCGCGGGGGGCGCTGGCCTCCTCCGTCTCCTTCGTCGACCAGGAGGTGTTCCTGTTCGAGGGGTCGGTCCGCGACAACGTGGCGCTGTGGGACCCGTCGATCCCCGACGACGCCGTCGAGGACGCGCTGCGCGACGCGGCGCTCCTCGACGTGGTCCTGCGCAGGCCCGGCGGCATCCGCAGCGGTGTGGAGCAGGACGGGCGCAACTTCTCCGGCGGGCAGCGGCAGCGCCTCGAGATCGCGCGGGCGCTGGTGCGCCGGCCGAGCGTCCTCGTGCTGGACGAGGTGACCAGCGCGCTGGACGCGGAGACCGAGCAGACGGTGATGGACAACCTGCGCCGACGCGGCTGCGCGTGCGTGGTGATCGCACACCGGCTGAGCACGGTGCGCGACAGCGACGAGATCGTCGTGCTCCGGCACGGCACGGTCGTGGAACGCGGCCGGCACGAGGAACTGGTGGCGCGCGGCGGCTCGTACGCGGCCCTGGTCAGGGAGCGATGA